The Tripterygium wilfordii isolate XIE 37 chromosome 4, ASM1340144v1, whole genome shotgun sequence genome has a window encoding:
- the LOC119997321 gene encoding serine/threonine-protein phosphatase PP2A-2 catalytic subunit-like yields the protein MSLDSVPSNSHGNLDEQISQLMQCKPLSEQEVRVLCDKAKEILMEESNVQPVKSPVTICGDTHGQFHDLAELFRIGGKCPDTNYLFMGDYVDRGYYSVETVTLLVALKVRYPQRITILRGNHESRQITQVYGFYDECLRKYGNANVWKIFTDLFDYFPLTALVESEIFCLHGGLSPSIETLDNIRNFDRVQEVPHEGPMCDLLWSDPDDRCGWGISPRGAGYTFGQDISEQFNHANNLKLIARAHQLVMEGYNWGHEQKVVTIFSAPNYCYRCGNMASILEVDDCKGHTFIQFEPAPRRGEPDVTRRTPDYFL from the exons ATGAGTTTGGATTCGGTCCCATCTAACTCTCATGGAAACCTGGACGAGCAGATTTCGCAGCTCATGCAGTGCAAGCCCCTGTCGGAGCAAGAG GTTAGGGTATTGTGTGACAAGGCTAAGGAGATTTTAATGGAAGAAAGCAATGTTCAG CCGGTGAAAAGCCCTGTTACAATTTGTGGTGATACTCACGGGCAATTTCATGATCTTGCTGAGCTTTTTCGCATTGGAGGGAAG TGCCCAGATACAAACTATTTGTTCATGGGAGACTATGTTGACCGTGGCTACTACTCTGTTGAGACTGTAACG CTGTTGGTAGCGTTGAAAGTGCGGTATCCTCAACGGATTACTATTCTGAGAGGAAATCATGAAAGTCGTCAG ATTACTCAAGTATATGGGTTCTATGATGAATGCCTGAGGAA GTATGGCAATGCCAATGTGTGGAAGATCTTCACCGATCTCTTTGACTATTTTCCACTAACAGCATTG GTTGAATCAGAAATATTTTGTCTCCACGGTGGATTGTCCCcttccattgaaacccttgatAACATACGTAATTTTGACCGCGTGCAAGAAGTACCTCATGAAGGTCCAATGTGTGACCTTCTTTGGTCTGACCCAGATGATCGTTGTGGCTGGGGTATCTCACCTAGAGGTGCCGGATATACTTTTGGCCAG GATATATCTGAACAATTTAATCACGCAAATAACTTAAAGCTGATTGCGAGGGCTCACCAATTGGTCATGGAAGGATACAACTGGGGTCAT GAACAAAAGGTGGTAACTATATTCAGTGCGCCTAACTACTGTTATCGATGTGGAAACATGGCCTCTATCCTTGAAGTTGATGACTGCAAGGGGCACACATTTATCCAG TTTGAGCCGGCTCCTAGGAGGGGAGAGCCAGATGTGACCCGGAGGACTCCTGACTATTTCCTATGA
- the LOC119997320 gene encoding uncharacterized protein LOC119997320 — protein sequence METASLSHVVFAGNHRQTNRNPQLFPIHKHVRTRRIHLQCGRFGLGALNFSKQSNFFRDFQGYARPLRLLPVSEAKFCREVIEENIPHTSFSGAEFRWSYKVELQTSSMYGSGLSNLNAGIILCFIDQNGDSILQRIPSASATLYAELEDVVGSDADIIHFQGGSIDSFTFEGPKLGRVDALWVCVESGQWRLGGVSLIIISASQALKEDIDAGKIQYIGFEYKFEVDDLLLGEGSNLSMVELRPCHVSEISGDDPFTLLSRKTISQLTSLDSFSISNEESMKEYADLKSSLLLYDAMLISTGTTIANLSAGDNAAFAFLLGGIGGFLYLLLLQRSVDGLPVPPSDSDRPSGSDQQFGGFKSPLSGIALAVGFTLLAVRYGSGDVSMTLTPKDLLVGMMGFIACKVAVVLAALKPLPLGPKEIK from the exons ATGGAGACGGCGTCACTGAGTCATGTTGTCTTCGCAGGTAATCATAGACAAACAAATCGAAACCCCCAATTATTCCCAATCCACAAGCATGTAAGAACAAGAAGGATTCATCTCCAGTGCGGTCGTTTTGGACTTGGTGCTCTTAATTTCTCCAAACAATCCAATTTTTTTCGAG ATTTTCAGGGATATGCAAGACCGTTGCGTCTCTTACCAGTCTCAGAAGCAAAATTCTGCAGAGAAGTCATAGAAGAGAATATTCCACACACATCATTTAGTGGGGCTGAATTTCGGTGGTCATACAAGGTTGAGCTACAGACAAGTAGTATGTATGGCTCCGGTTTGAGCAACTTAAACGCTGGAATAATCTTATGCTTTATAGATCAGAATGGTGACTCAATATTGCAGAGGATTCCTTCAGCTTCAGCAACTCTTTATGCAGAACTAGAGGACGTAGTTGGTTCTGATGCTGACATTATCCATTTCCAAGGCGGTTCCATTGATTCATTTACCTTTGAAGGACCTAAACTAGGTCGAGTTGATGCTCTTTGGGTCTGTGTTGAATCAG GTCAATGGAGACTAGGCGGTGTCAGCTTGATCATCATTAGTGCTAGTCAAGCCTTGAAGGAAGACATTGATGCTGGAAAGATTCAGTATATTGGCTTCGAGTATAAATTTGAAGTTGACGATTTATTGCTTGGAGAGGGAAGCAACCTATCGATGGTGGAACTTAGACCTTGCCATGTTTCTGAAATATCTGGTGATGATCCATTTACCCTGCTGAGTAGAAAGACCATTTCCCAATTAACATCATTAGATAGTTTCAGCATTTCTAATGAGGAAAGCATGAAAGAGTATGCAGATTTAAAGTCATCATTGTTACTCTACGATGCCATGCTTATTTCTACCGGTACAACTATTGCAAACTTATCTGCTGGAGACAATGCTGCTTTTGCATTCTTACTTGGCGGGATTGGCGGATTTCTTTATTTGTTGCTGTTGCAGAGGTCCGTCGATGGATTGCCGGTTCCACCATCAGATTCTGATAGACCAAGTGGGTCTGATCAACAATTTGGAGGATTCAAGAGCCCATTATCAGGCATAGCATTGGCAGTAGGGTTCACTTTGCTAGCAGTGAGATATGGTTCGGGAGATGTTTCGATGACATTGACGCCAAAAGATCTCTTGGTTGGTATGATGGGATTCATAGCATGCAAAGTGGCTGTTGTTTTGGCAGCATTGAAGCCCCTCCCACTCGGTCCAAAGGAGATTAAGTGA